In Candidatus Epulonipiscium viviparus, one DNA window encodes the following:
- a CDS encoding sugar phosphate nucleotidyltransferase: MQEPILVIMAAGMASRFGSLKQVEPITDNGEFIIDFSIYDAIKAGFKKVVFIIKAEDKEIFQNAIGKRIAGKIEVTYVCQDINNIPDGYNVPANRVKPWGTGHAIFCCKDILDAPFAVINADDFYGRDAFYSIYNFLLNADENTSYAMIGYVLENTLSKNGTVTRGVCDVQNSFLINIQEKHNVEKIGAIIRCKENNQFIKLKSNAIVSMNFWGFTPKIFDAIETGFMEFLEINLESNSLNCEFILTFVISHILKSDPEAVAVIDSKDKWFGITYKEDKPALLAAIKFLQEQGVYPQNLWS, translated from the coding sequence ATGCAAGAACCTATTTTAGTCATTATGGCCGCTGGGATGGCCAGTCGCTTTGGATCATTAAAGCAAGTTGAACCCATTACAGATAACGGTGAATTTATCATAGACTTTTCTATCTATGATGCCATAAAAGCAGGATTTAAAAAAGTTGTGTTTATCATCAAAGCCGAAGACAAAGAAATTTTTCAAAATGCAATCGGAAAACGAATTGCTGGCAAAATAGAAGTTACTTATGTTTGTCAGGATATTAACAATATTCCAGATGGATATAATGTTCCCGCAAATAGAGTAAAACCTTGGGGAACCGGACATGCAATATTTTGCTGCAAAGATATTCTTGATGCTCCATTTGCAGTTATCAATGCTGATGATTTCTATGGTCGGGACGCATTTTATAGCATCTATAACTTTTTATTAAATGCCGATGAAAATACTTCTTATGCTATGATAGGCTATGTTTTAGAGAATACACTAAGCAAGAACGGAACTGTGACTAGAGGTGTTTGCGATGTACAAAATAGTTTTTTGATAAACATTCAAGAAAAACACAATGTTGAAAAAATTGGAGCTATCATTCGATGCAAAGAAAATAATCAGTTTATAAAACTTAAATCCAATGCCATAGTTTCTATGAACTTTTGGGGATTTACGCCAAAGATATTTGATGCGATAGAAACCGGATTTATGGAATTTTTAGAAATCAATTTGGAGTCTAATTCACTAAACTGCGAATTCATTTTAACTTTTGTAATTAGTCATATATTAAAGAGTGACCCAGAAGCTGTTGCGGTTATTGACTCAAAAGATAAATGGTTTGGAATAACATACAAAGAGGATAAACCAGCTCTTCTTGCTGCGATAAAATTTCTACAAGAACAGGGAGTTTATCCTCAAAATTTATGGAGCTGA